A single window of Plectropomus leopardus isolate mb chromosome 12, YSFRI_Pleo_2.0, whole genome shotgun sequence DNA harbors:
- the smg7 gene encoding protein SMG7 isoform X1 — protein sequence MNLCAQYLRQAEALKADMTDSKLGAAEVWTSRQALQDLYQKMLVTDLEYALDKKVEQDLWNHAFKNQITTLQSQAKNRANPNRSEVQANLSLFLEAASGFYTQLLQELCTVFNVDLPCRVKSSQLGIISNKQSSTSAIVTPQPSSCSYICQHCLVHLGDIARYRNQTSQAESYYRHAAQLVPSNGQPYNQLAILASSKGDHLTTIFYYCRSIAVKFPFPAASTNLQKALSKALESRDEVKTKWSVSDFIRAFIKFHGHVYLSKSLDKLDGLREKLEEQFQRLILQKAFSSQQLVHITIINLFELHHLRDLTADGSEQSFSSEQQISWFQLLGLFMSFLGVMCSRALLNKSRGEEIMGECPLPAIKVSLDWLKLRPSVFHEAAVDQRQHVWPWLVSILNSFQPKEDDVSCCSVTPLPEEFELQGFLALRPALRSLDFTKGHQGILVDRDGLPVHTRHQRLISLGKWVADNQPGLIRCRVSEEGLLLFITDIPEQAIEEPQDKEAPVLQESSNAEQTPNDGGNAGLKSVLSAGKTQSSWPDGSDRPVVTFKENIKPREQSREPTRNHHLKDSGKERRDFAKGNGAAGKGELKRDAKRKSELKKAAHEKTADAGKQLKAQTELRKTPVSEAKKTPVTQTQTTCSSQFIPIHHPGAFPPLPSRPGFPPSAYVIPPPVAFPGLQVNPGFTFSTGVSVPGPFLQPGVHTQAGTQAGKQSHIPYSQQRPSGPGPGQGPGSSGQGPSQGQQPQALQQSVQLQVQAMSQQQQQSPTKPGQQVGMGKSPPHHPGLQQQYMQVQDQPAQMWNQAQAALQKIPPMQMSLKQSQQQPQPQQSQQQQQQQQQQQQPQTAFYMAAQDPLKLYEHQLQPPAQPPLPSMDKKIKYPNVKMQDFYWEPSYRMGDGLAMMADRMKRPPPGGLCSEQDGPAGPRGPPFELPNQTRMDSGPEVVSQSSSLLPMSGFPMQEYNQNSIFSQAYGKNLPPSSKPDAPMMHQEPSLYSLFEGTPWSPSLPASSDHSTPASQSPHSSNPSSLPSSPPTHNHGAMPFSNFGPIGTPDSRDRRVVDRWKADKTGAVSGFGLDYLPAAASSAAADTSWHQAGPSGSSWTNQESPMEESSSTVLLDSLKSIWSSSMMQPGPSALEQLLLQQKQKQQRGHGAMNPPH from the exons ATGAACCTCTGCGCCCAATATCTCCG ACAGGCAGAGGCCCTGAAGGCAGACATGACAG ATTCGAAGCTGGGGGCGGCAGAGGTGTGGACGTCCCGGCAGGCCCTGCAGGATCTGTACCAGAAGATGCTGGTGACCGACCTGGAGTACGCTCTGGACAAGAAGGTGGAGCAGGACCT gtgGAATCATGCTTTCAAGAACCAGATCACCACGCTGCAGAGCCAGGCCAAGAACCGGGCCAACCCCAACCGCAGCGAGGTCCAGGCCAACCTGTCGCTGTTTCTGGAGGCGGCGAGTGGCTTCTACACACAG TTACTGCAGGAGCTGTGCACCGTGTTCAACGTGGACCTGCCGTGTCGCGTCAAGTCGTCTCAGCTCGGCATCATCAGCAATAAACAGAGCAGCACCAGCGCCATCGTCACGCCGCAGCCCAGCTCCTGCTCCTACATCTGCCAGCACTGCCTCGTCCACCTCGGAGACATCG caCGTTATCGAAACCAGACCAGCCAGGCGGAGTCGTACTACAGACACGCTGCTCAGCTGGTCCCATCGAACG GTCAGCCGTACAACCAGCTGGCCATCCTGGCCTCCTCTAAAGGAGATCACCTCACCACCATCTTCTACTACTGCCGCAGCATCGCGGTGAAGTTCCCCTTCCCAGCAGCCTCCACCAACCTGCAGAAGGCCCTGTCCAAGGCCCTGGAGAG CCGTGATGAGGTGAAAACCAAGTGGAGCGTGTCGGATTTTATCAGAGCCTTCATCAAGTTTCACGGCCACGTCTACCTGAGTAAGAGTCTGGACAAGCTGGACGGTCTGCGTGAGAAACTGGAGGAGCAGTTTCAG aGGCTGATCCTGCAGAAAGCCTTCAGCTCTCAGCAGCTGGTccacatcaccatcatcaaccTGTTTGAGCTCCACCACCTCAGAGACCTGACAGCTGACGGCAGCGAGCAGAGCTTCAGCAGCGAGCAGCAGATCAGCTGGTTCCAGCTGCTCGGACTCTTca TGTCCTTCCTGGGCGTCATGTGCAGCCGAGCTTTGCTCAACAAGAGTCGGGGGGAGGAGATCATGGGGGAGTGTCCTCTGCCGGCCATCAAAGTGTCTCTGGACTGGCTCAAGCTGAGACCCAGCGTCTTCCACGAGGCCGCCGTGGACCAGAGACAGCA CGTCTGGCCCTGGCTGGTGTCCATCCTCAACAGTTTCCAGCCCAAAGAGGACGACGTGTCCTGCTGCTCAG TGACGCCGCTGCCAGAGGAGTTTGAACTGCAGGGTTTCCTGGCGCTGCGGCCGGCTCTGAG GTCTCTGGACTTCACCAAAGGTCATCAGGGGATCCTGGTGGACAGGGACGGGCTGCCGGTCCACACTCGGCATCAGAGACTCATCAGTCTGGGGAAATGGGTGGCGGACAACCAGCCGGG gCTGATCCGGTGCAGAGTGAGCGAGGAaggcctcctcctcttcatcaccgACATTCCAGAGCAGGCCATCGAGGAGCCGCAGGACAAGGAGGCGCCGGTCCTGCAGGAGTCATCCAACGCCGAGCAGACGCCCAACGACGGCGGGAACGCCGGCTTGAAGTCGGTGCTGTCGGCGGGGAAGACGCAGAGCTCGTGGCCCGACGGCAGCGACCGACCCGTCGTCACCTTCAAGGAGAACATCAAACCCCGCGAGCAGAGCCGCGAGCCCACGCGGAACCATCACCTGAAGGACAGCGGCAAAGAGCGGCGAGACTTCGCCAAAGGCAACGGGGCCGCCGGCAAAGGAGAGCTGAAGAGGGACGCCAAGAGGAAGAGCGAGCTGAAAAAAGCTGCTCATGAGAAAACTGCGGACGCTGGGAAACAG TTGAAGGCTCAGACAGAGCTGAGGAAGACTCCAGTGTCGGAGGCGAAGAAGACTCCCGTTACCCAAACTCAAACCACCTGCTCCTCCCAGTTTATCCCCATCCATCATCCTGGAGCTTTCCCACCACTGCCCAGCAgaccag GTTTCCCGCCCTCAGCGTATGTGATCCCGCCCCCGGTGGCGTTCCCGGGGCTCCAGGTGAATCCGGGTTTCACTTTCTCCACCGGAGTGTCCGTCCCCGGCCCGTTCCTCCAGCCGGGCGTCCACACCCAGGCCGGCACCCAGGCCGGGAAGCAGTCCCACATTCCCTACAGCCAGCAGAGGCCCTCCGGTCCCGGTCCGGGTCAGGGGCCCGGGTCATCGGGCCAGGGCCCGTCCCAGGGCCAGCAGCCCCAGGCCCTGCAGCAGTCGGTGCAGCTGCAGGTGCAGGCGatgagccagcagcagcagcagtctccCACCAAACCGGGCCAGCAGGTCGGGATGGGGAAGAGCCCCCCCCACCACCCGGGGCTGCAGCAG cagtaCATGCAGGTCCAGGATCAGCCGGCTCAGATGTGGAATCAGGCTCAGGCGGCTCTGCAGAAGATTCCTCCCATGCAGATGTCATTGAAGCAGtcgcagcagcagccgcagcctcagcagtcgcagcagcagcagcagcagcagcagcagcagcagcagccgcagacGGCCTTCTACATGGCGGCGCAGGATCCTCTCAAACTGTACGAGCACCAGCTGCAGCCGCCCGCCCAGCCCCCGCTCCCCAGCATGGACAAGAAGATCAAGTACCCCAACGTCAAGATGCAGGACTTCTACTGGGAGCCGTCCTACAGGATGGGGGACGGTTTGGCCATGATGGCGGACAGGATGAAGAGGCCTCCGCCGGGCGGTCTCTGCTCGGAGCAGGACGGCCCCGCCGGGCCCCGGGGACCCCCGTTTGAG CTGCCGAACCAGACCAGGATGGACAGCGGCCCCGAGGTCGTCAGCCAGTCGTCTTCTCTGCTGCCCATGTCCGGCTTCCCCATGCAG GAGTACAACCAGAACAGCATCTTCAGTCAGGCCTACGGCAAGAACCTGCCGCCCAGCTCCAAGCCCGACGCTCCCATGATGCACCAGGAGCCCTCCCTCTACTCCCTGTTCGAAGGGACGCCCTGGTCCCCCTCGCTGCCCGCCAGCTCAG ATCACTCCACCCCGGCCAGCCAATCCCCTCACTCCTCCAACCCCAGCAGCCTGCCGTCCTCCCCGCCCACGCACAACCACGGAGCCATGCCCTTCTCCAACTTCGGGCCCATCGGCACCCCGGACAGCCGGGACCGCAGGGTGGTGGACCGCTGGAAGGCCGACAAGACCG gaGCGGTCAGCGGGTTCGGTCTGGACTACCTGCCGGCTGCAGCCTCCTCTGCAGCCGCAGACACCAGCTGGCACCAAGCGGGGCCGAGCGGCAGCTCCTGGACCAATCAGGAGTCTCCGATGGAGGAGTCGTCCTCCACCGTGCTGCTCGACAGCCTCAAG TCCATCTGGTCGAGCTCCATGATGCAGCCGGGCCCGTCGGCGCTGGagcagctcctcctgcagcagaagcagaagcagcagcgAGGCCACGGCGCCATGAACCCGCCTCACTGA
- the smg7 gene encoding protein SMG7 isoform X3, with the protein MNLCAQYLRQAEALKADMTDSKLGAAEVWTSRQALQDLYQKMLVTDLEYALDKKVEQDLWNHAFKNQITTLQSQAKNRANPNRSEVQANLSLFLEAASGFYTQLLQELCTVFNVDLPCRVKSSQLGIISNKQSSTSAIVTPQPSSCSYICQHCLVHLGDIARYRNQTSQAESYYRHAAQLVPSNGQPYNQLAILASSKGDHLTTIFYYCRSIAVKFPFPAASTNLQKALSKALESRDEVKTKWSVSDFIRAFIKFHGHVYLSKSLDKLDGLREKLEEQFQRLILQKAFSSQQLVHITIINLFELHHLRDLTADGSEQSFSSEQQISWFQLLGLFMSFLGVMCSRALLNKSRGEEIMGECPLPAIKVSLDWLKLRPSVFHEAAVDQRQHVWPWLVSILNSFQPKEDDVSCCSVTPLPEEFELQGFLALRPALRSLDFTKGHQGILVDRDGLPVHTRHQRLISLGKWVADNQPGLIRCRVSEEGLLLFITDIPEQAIEEPQDKEAPVLQESSNAEQTPNDGGNAGLKSVLSAGKTQSSWPDGSDRPVVTFKENIKPREQSREPTRNHHLKDSGKERRDFAKGNGAAGKGELKRDAKRKSELKKAAHEKTADAGKQLKAQTELRKTPVSEAKKTPVTQTQTTCSSQFIPIHHPGAFPPLPSRPGFPPSAYVIPPPVAFPGLQVNPGFTFSTGVSVPGPFLQPGVHTQAGTQAGKQSHIPYSQQRPSGPGPGQGPGSSGQGPSQGQQPQALQQSVQLQVQAMSQQQQQSPTKPGQQVGMGKSPPHHPGLQQQYMQVQDQPAQMWNQAQAALQKIPPMQMSLKQSQQQPQPQQSQQQQQQQQQQQQPQTAFYMAAQDPLKLYEHQLQPPAQPPLPSMDKKIKYPNVKMQDFYWEPSYRMGDGLAMMADRMKRPPPGGLCSEQDGPAGPRGPPFELPNQTRMDSGPEVVSQSSSLLPMSGFPMQEYNQNSIFSQAYGKNLPPSSKPDAPMMHQEPSLYSLFEGTPWSPSLPASSDHSTPASQSPHSSNPSSLPSSPPTHNHGAMPFSNFGPIGTPDSRDRRVVDRWKADKTVHLVELHDAAGPVGAGAAPPAAEAEAAARPRRHEPASLNGRPRRRFVSGRQPNHHQEKREEKKNTRSLTSSN; encoded by the exons ATGAACCTCTGCGCCCAATATCTCCG ACAGGCAGAGGCCCTGAAGGCAGACATGACAG ATTCGAAGCTGGGGGCGGCAGAGGTGTGGACGTCCCGGCAGGCCCTGCAGGATCTGTACCAGAAGATGCTGGTGACCGACCTGGAGTACGCTCTGGACAAGAAGGTGGAGCAGGACCT gtgGAATCATGCTTTCAAGAACCAGATCACCACGCTGCAGAGCCAGGCCAAGAACCGGGCCAACCCCAACCGCAGCGAGGTCCAGGCCAACCTGTCGCTGTTTCTGGAGGCGGCGAGTGGCTTCTACACACAG TTACTGCAGGAGCTGTGCACCGTGTTCAACGTGGACCTGCCGTGTCGCGTCAAGTCGTCTCAGCTCGGCATCATCAGCAATAAACAGAGCAGCACCAGCGCCATCGTCACGCCGCAGCCCAGCTCCTGCTCCTACATCTGCCAGCACTGCCTCGTCCACCTCGGAGACATCG caCGTTATCGAAACCAGACCAGCCAGGCGGAGTCGTACTACAGACACGCTGCTCAGCTGGTCCCATCGAACG GTCAGCCGTACAACCAGCTGGCCATCCTGGCCTCCTCTAAAGGAGATCACCTCACCACCATCTTCTACTACTGCCGCAGCATCGCGGTGAAGTTCCCCTTCCCAGCAGCCTCCACCAACCTGCAGAAGGCCCTGTCCAAGGCCCTGGAGAG CCGTGATGAGGTGAAAACCAAGTGGAGCGTGTCGGATTTTATCAGAGCCTTCATCAAGTTTCACGGCCACGTCTACCTGAGTAAGAGTCTGGACAAGCTGGACGGTCTGCGTGAGAAACTGGAGGAGCAGTTTCAG aGGCTGATCCTGCAGAAAGCCTTCAGCTCTCAGCAGCTGGTccacatcaccatcatcaaccTGTTTGAGCTCCACCACCTCAGAGACCTGACAGCTGACGGCAGCGAGCAGAGCTTCAGCAGCGAGCAGCAGATCAGCTGGTTCCAGCTGCTCGGACTCTTca TGTCCTTCCTGGGCGTCATGTGCAGCCGAGCTTTGCTCAACAAGAGTCGGGGGGAGGAGATCATGGGGGAGTGTCCTCTGCCGGCCATCAAAGTGTCTCTGGACTGGCTCAAGCTGAGACCCAGCGTCTTCCACGAGGCCGCCGTGGACCAGAGACAGCA CGTCTGGCCCTGGCTGGTGTCCATCCTCAACAGTTTCCAGCCCAAAGAGGACGACGTGTCCTGCTGCTCAG TGACGCCGCTGCCAGAGGAGTTTGAACTGCAGGGTTTCCTGGCGCTGCGGCCGGCTCTGAG GTCTCTGGACTTCACCAAAGGTCATCAGGGGATCCTGGTGGACAGGGACGGGCTGCCGGTCCACACTCGGCATCAGAGACTCATCAGTCTGGGGAAATGGGTGGCGGACAACCAGCCGGG gCTGATCCGGTGCAGAGTGAGCGAGGAaggcctcctcctcttcatcaccgACATTCCAGAGCAGGCCATCGAGGAGCCGCAGGACAAGGAGGCGCCGGTCCTGCAGGAGTCATCCAACGCCGAGCAGACGCCCAACGACGGCGGGAACGCCGGCTTGAAGTCGGTGCTGTCGGCGGGGAAGACGCAGAGCTCGTGGCCCGACGGCAGCGACCGACCCGTCGTCACCTTCAAGGAGAACATCAAACCCCGCGAGCAGAGCCGCGAGCCCACGCGGAACCATCACCTGAAGGACAGCGGCAAAGAGCGGCGAGACTTCGCCAAAGGCAACGGGGCCGCCGGCAAAGGAGAGCTGAAGAGGGACGCCAAGAGGAAGAGCGAGCTGAAAAAAGCTGCTCATGAGAAAACTGCGGACGCTGGGAAACAG TTGAAGGCTCAGACAGAGCTGAGGAAGACTCCAGTGTCGGAGGCGAAGAAGACTCCCGTTACCCAAACTCAAACCACCTGCTCCTCCCAGTTTATCCCCATCCATCATCCTGGAGCTTTCCCACCACTGCCCAGCAgaccag GTTTCCCGCCCTCAGCGTATGTGATCCCGCCCCCGGTGGCGTTCCCGGGGCTCCAGGTGAATCCGGGTTTCACTTTCTCCACCGGAGTGTCCGTCCCCGGCCCGTTCCTCCAGCCGGGCGTCCACACCCAGGCCGGCACCCAGGCCGGGAAGCAGTCCCACATTCCCTACAGCCAGCAGAGGCCCTCCGGTCCCGGTCCGGGTCAGGGGCCCGGGTCATCGGGCCAGGGCCCGTCCCAGGGCCAGCAGCCCCAGGCCCTGCAGCAGTCGGTGCAGCTGCAGGTGCAGGCGatgagccagcagcagcagcagtctccCACCAAACCGGGCCAGCAGGTCGGGATGGGGAAGAGCCCCCCCCACCACCCGGGGCTGCAGCAG cagtaCATGCAGGTCCAGGATCAGCCGGCTCAGATGTGGAATCAGGCTCAGGCGGCTCTGCAGAAGATTCCTCCCATGCAGATGTCATTGAAGCAGtcgcagcagcagccgcagcctcagcagtcgcagcagcagcagcagcagcagcagcagcagcagcagccgcagacGGCCTTCTACATGGCGGCGCAGGATCCTCTCAAACTGTACGAGCACCAGCTGCAGCCGCCCGCCCAGCCCCCGCTCCCCAGCATGGACAAGAAGATCAAGTACCCCAACGTCAAGATGCAGGACTTCTACTGGGAGCCGTCCTACAGGATGGGGGACGGTTTGGCCATGATGGCGGACAGGATGAAGAGGCCTCCGCCGGGCGGTCTCTGCTCGGAGCAGGACGGCCCCGCCGGGCCCCGGGGACCCCCGTTTGAG CTGCCGAACCAGACCAGGATGGACAGCGGCCCCGAGGTCGTCAGCCAGTCGTCTTCTCTGCTGCCCATGTCCGGCTTCCCCATGCAG GAGTACAACCAGAACAGCATCTTCAGTCAGGCCTACGGCAAGAACCTGCCGCCCAGCTCCAAGCCCGACGCTCCCATGATGCACCAGGAGCCCTCCCTCTACTCCCTGTTCGAAGGGACGCCCTGGTCCCCCTCGCTGCCCGCCAGCTCAG ATCACTCCACCCCGGCCAGCCAATCCCCTCACTCCTCCAACCCCAGCAGCCTGCCGTCCTCCCCGCCCACGCACAACCACGGAGCCATGCCCTTCTCCAACTTCGGGCCCATCGGCACCCCGGACAGCCGGGACCGCAGGGTGGTGGACCGCTGGAAGGCCGACAAGACCG TCCATCTGGTCGAGCTCCATGATGCAGCCGGGCCCGTCGGCGCTGGagcagctcctcctgcagcagaagcagaagcagcagcgAGGCCACGGCGCCATGAACCCGCCTCACTGAACGGCCGGCCGAGGCGGCGCTTTGTGTCCGGACGTCAACCAAACCACCACCAGGAGAAacgggaggagaaaaaaaacaccagaagtTTGACGAGCTCCAACTAA
- the smg7 gene encoding protein SMG7 isoform X2, with protein sequence MNLCAQYLRQAEALKADMTDSKLGAAEVWTSRQALQDLYQKMLVTDLEYALDKKVEQDLWNHAFKNQITTLQSQAKNRANPNRSEVQANLSLFLEAASGFYTQLLQELCTVFNVDLPCRVKSSQLGIISNKQSSTSAIVTPQPSSCSYICQHCLVHLGDIARYRNQTSQAESYYRHAAQLVPSNGQPYNQLAILASSKGDHLTTIFYYCRSIAVKFPFPAASTNLQKALSKALESRDEVKTKWSVSDFIRAFIKFHGHVYLSKSLDKLDGLREKLEEQFQRLILQKAFSSQQLVHITIINLFELHHLRDLTADGSEQSFSSEQQISWFQLLGLFMSFLGVMCSRALLNKSRGEEIMGECPLPAIKVSLDWLKLRPSVFHEAAVDQRQHVWPWLVSILNSFQPKEDDVSCCSVTPLPEEFELQGFLALRPALRSLDFTKGHQGILVDRDGLPVHTRHQRLISLGKWVADNQPGLIRCRVSEEGLLLFITDIPEQAIEEPQDKEAPVLQESSNAEQTPNDGGNAGLKSVLSAGKTQSSWPDGSDRPVVTFKENIKPREQSREPTRNHHLKDSGKERRDFAKGNGAAGKGELKRDAKRKSELKKAAHEKTADAGKQLKAQTELRKTPVSEAKKTPVTQTQTTCSSQFIPIHHPGAFPPLPSRPGFPPSAYVIPPPVAFPGLQVNPGFTFSTGVSVPGPFLQPGVHTQAGTQAGKQSHIPYSQQRPSGPGPGQGPGSSGQGPSQGQQPQALQQSVQLQVQAMSQQQQQSPTKPGQQVGMGKSPPHHPGLQQYMQVQDQPAQMWNQAQAALQKIPPMQMSLKQSQQQPQPQQSQQQQQQQQQQQQPQTAFYMAAQDPLKLYEHQLQPPAQPPLPSMDKKIKYPNVKMQDFYWEPSYRMGDGLAMMADRMKRPPPGGLCSEQDGPAGPRGPPFELPNQTRMDSGPEVVSQSSSLLPMSGFPMQEYNQNSIFSQAYGKNLPPSSKPDAPMMHQEPSLYSLFEGTPWSPSLPASSDHSTPASQSPHSSNPSSLPSSPPTHNHGAMPFSNFGPIGTPDSRDRRVVDRWKADKTGAVSGFGLDYLPAAASSAAADTSWHQAGPSGSSWTNQESPMEESSSTVLLDSLKSIWSSSMMQPGPSALEQLLLQQKQKQQRGHGAMNPPH encoded by the exons ATGAACCTCTGCGCCCAATATCTCCG ACAGGCAGAGGCCCTGAAGGCAGACATGACAG ATTCGAAGCTGGGGGCGGCAGAGGTGTGGACGTCCCGGCAGGCCCTGCAGGATCTGTACCAGAAGATGCTGGTGACCGACCTGGAGTACGCTCTGGACAAGAAGGTGGAGCAGGACCT gtgGAATCATGCTTTCAAGAACCAGATCACCACGCTGCAGAGCCAGGCCAAGAACCGGGCCAACCCCAACCGCAGCGAGGTCCAGGCCAACCTGTCGCTGTTTCTGGAGGCGGCGAGTGGCTTCTACACACAG TTACTGCAGGAGCTGTGCACCGTGTTCAACGTGGACCTGCCGTGTCGCGTCAAGTCGTCTCAGCTCGGCATCATCAGCAATAAACAGAGCAGCACCAGCGCCATCGTCACGCCGCAGCCCAGCTCCTGCTCCTACATCTGCCAGCACTGCCTCGTCCACCTCGGAGACATCG caCGTTATCGAAACCAGACCAGCCAGGCGGAGTCGTACTACAGACACGCTGCTCAGCTGGTCCCATCGAACG GTCAGCCGTACAACCAGCTGGCCATCCTGGCCTCCTCTAAAGGAGATCACCTCACCACCATCTTCTACTACTGCCGCAGCATCGCGGTGAAGTTCCCCTTCCCAGCAGCCTCCACCAACCTGCAGAAGGCCCTGTCCAAGGCCCTGGAGAG CCGTGATGAGGTGAAAACCAAGTGGAGCGTGTCGGATTTTATCAGAGCCTTCATCAAGTTTCACGGCCACGTCTACCTGAGTAAGAGTCTGGACAAGCTGGACGGTCTGCGTGAGAAACTGGAGGAGCAGTTTCAG aGGCTGATCCTGCAGAAAGCCTTCAGCTCTCAGCAGCTGGTccacatcaccatcatcaaccTGTTTGAGCTCCACCACCTCAGAGACCTGACAGCTGACGGCAGCGAGCAGAGCTTCAGCAGCGAGCAGCAGATCAGCTGGTTCCAGCTGCTCGGACTCTTca TGTCCTTCCTGGGCGTCATGTGCAGCCGAGCTTTGCTCAACAAGAGTCGGGGGGAGGAGATCATGGGGGAGTGTCCTCTGCCGGCCATCAAAGTGTCTCTGGACTGGCTCAAGCTGAGACCCAGCGTCTTCCACGAGGCCGCCGTGGACCAGAGACAGCA CGTCTGGCCCTGGCTGGTGTCCATCCTCAACAGTTTCCAGCCCAAAGAGGACGACGTGTCCTGCTGCTCAG TGACGCCGCTGCCAGAGGAGTTTGAACTGCAGGGTTTCCTGGCGCTGCGGCCGGCTCTGAG GTCTCTGGACTTCACCAAAGGTCATCAGGGGATCCTGGTGGACAGGGACGGGCTGCCGGTCCACACTCGGCATCAGAGACTCATCAGTCTGGGGAAATGGGTGGCGGACAACCAGCCGGG gCTGATCCGGTGCAGAGTGAGCGAGGAaggcctcctcctcttcatcaccgACATTCCAGAGCAGGCCATCGAGGAGCCGCAGGACAAGGAGGCGCCGGTCCTGCAGGAGTCATCCAACGCCGAGCAGACGCCCAACGACGGCGGGAACGCCGGCTTGAAGTCGGTGCTGTCGGCGGGGAAGACGCAGAGCTCGTGGCCCGACGGCAGCGACCGACCCGTCGTCACCTTCAAGGAGAACATCAAACCCCGCGAGCAGAGCCGCGAGCCCACGCGGAACCATCACCTGAAGGACAGCGGCAAAGAGCGGCGAGACTTCGCCAAAGGCAACGGGGCCGCCGGCAAAGGAGAGCTGAAGAGGGACGCCAAGAGGAAGAGCGAGCTGAAAAAAGCTGCTCATGAGAAAACTGCGGACGCTGGGAAACAG TTGAAGGCTCAGACAGAGCTGAGGAAGACTCCAGTGTCGGAGGCGAAGAAGACTCCCGTTACCCAAACTCAAACCACCTGCTCCTCCCAGTTTATCCCCATCCATCATCCTGGAGCTTTCCCACCACTGCCCAGCAgaccag GTTTCCCGCCCTCAGCGTATGTGATCCCGCCCCCGGTGGCGTTCCCGGGGCTCCAGGTGAATCCGGGTTTCACTTTCTCCACCGGAGTGTCCGTCCCCGGCCCGTTCCTCCAGCCGGGCGTCCACACCCAGGCCGGCACCCAGGCCGGGAAGCAGTCCCACATTCCCTACAGCCAGCAGAGGCCCTCCGGTCCCGGTCCGGGTCAGGGGCCCGGGTCATCGGGCCAGGGCCCGTCCCAGGGCCAGCAGCCCCAGGCCCTGCAGCAGTCGGTGCAGCTGCAGGTGCAGGCGatgagccagcagcagcagcagtctccCACCAAACCGGGCCAGCAGGTCGGGATGGGGAAGAGCCCCCCCCACCACCCGGGGCTGCAGCAG taCATGCAGGTCCAGGATCAGCCGGCTCAGATGTGGAATCAGGCTCAGGCGGCTCTGCAGAAGATTCCTCCCATGCAGATGTCATTGAAGCAGtcgcagcagcagccgcagcctcagcagtcgcagcagcagcagcagcagcagcagcagcagcagcagccgcagacGGCCTTCTACATGGCGGCGCAGGATCCTCTCAAACTGTACGAGCACCAGCTGCAGCCGCCCGCCCAGCCCCCGCTCCCCAGCATGGACAAGAAGATCAAGTACCCCAACGTCAAGATGCAGGACTTCTACTGGGAGCCGTCCTACAGGATGGGGGACGGTTTGGCCATGATGGCGGACAGGATGAAGAGGCCTCCGCCGGGCGGTCTCTGCTCGGAGCAGGACGGCCCCGCCGGGCCCCGGGGACCCCCGTTTGAG CTGCCGAACCAGACCAGGATGGACAGCGGCCCCGAGGTCGTCAGCCAGTCGTCTTCTCTGCTGCCCATGTCCGGCTTCCCCATGCAG GAGTACAACCAGAACAGCATCTTCAGTCAGGCCTACGGCAAGAACCTGCCGCCCAGCTCCAAGCCCGACGCTCCCATGATGCACCAGGAGCCCTCCCTCTACTCCCTGTTCGAAGGGACGCCCTGGTCCCCCTCGCTGCCCGCCAGCTCAG ATCACTCCACCCCGGCCAGCCAATCCCCTCACTCCTCCAACCCCAGCAGCCTGCCGTCCTCCCCGCCCACGCACAACCACGGAGCCATGCCCTTCTCCAACTTCGGGCCCATCGGCACCCCGGACAGCCGGGACCGCAGGGTGGTGGACCGCTGGAAGGCCGACAAGACCG gaGCGGTCAGCGGGTTCGGTCTGGACTACCTGCCGGCTGCAGCCTCCTCTGCAGCCGCAGACACCAGCTGGCACCAAGCGGGGCCGAGCGGCAGCTCCTGGACCAATCAGGAGTCTCCGATGGAGGAGTCGTCCTCCACCGTGCTGCTCGACAGCCTCAAG TCCATCTGGTCGAGCTCCATGATGCAGCCGGGCCCGTCGGCGCTGGagcagctcctcctgcagcagaagcagaagcagcagcgAGGCCACGGCGCCATGAACCCGCCTCACTGA